The following are encoded in a window of Anopheles stephensi strain Indian chromosome X, UCI_ANSTEP_V1.0, whole genome shotgun sequence genomic DNA:
- the LOC118504916 gene encoding protein sidekick isoform X1: MMVPTTLTVKNGTTDRRTIPGMASNPTTSLLPWWSRTNSNQRPVRIVENNAKQREQPLSSSSTNPSFPLYRTSATGRISGPAMNENGDDRLEETHRSRRRRRGRRRQPLWSNGRSTTVTTMLMHLLMLFWFLADPPTGGTVTGFSVLPAQLFVSDTQLQAPRFTTQPSSSGSIVSEGRTKILQCHALGYPQPTYRWIKDGIPVGNFSNSQYLKILNITRDDAGSYQCEAANKAGTIFSEKIDVVVAYMGMFVDLSEKIVSVMSGYPAILNLSYIESVPAPSVTWQTDEGPLEYNIKYAQTSSNQLIILSADEGDIRAYRARAFNTQIGREESTGFVRLNVTGNPYTEIAPEIIVHPQSMKVVRGAQTVELECIANARPLHELETIWLKDGIAIENTGIHYTQTDPWNRTITLLHVNLTHTGEYTCQVRMRTGGHPTVSSMAEVIVQEPPTFVTPLRTETLGEYGSRTVLACDVIGEPLPKITWYKNAQPIEQAAGRYTVQDDNSLEIYRLGMDDTAMFQCLASNEAGEKSAYTWLKVKTYTPIMELAPSNQTVLDGKDATMNCRAIGAPTPTIHWIYNDTYPIEASARMQILDSGDLLLSNVREADSGLYSCIRENEAGRITGSGYLTVLVRTQIVRPPADTTVLLGHSAALECGVSSDPTVPYNIDWYREPNRLPIKNSQRIGVKGDGTLEITEVRPSDVGQYSCIVTSPGGNETRSARLSVIELPFAPSNVKAVRLSASQNRAINVSWTPGFDGNSKIIKFIVQRREVPELGPLPDPLLNWVTEAANVSAQAKWILLTNLKAATAYQFRISAVNRVGEGSPSEPSEVVKLPQEAPSGPPVGFVGSARSSTEIIIQWQPPLEEHRNGQIHGYIIRYRLFGYRGSPWNYRNITNEAQRNYLIQELITWKDYIIQIAAYNNMGVGVYTDGAKIKTKEGVPEAPPTNVRVEPLNSTAIRVWWTPPNPQQINGINQGYKLQAWRFEKPPLQSPATAGSSSGTGGLIAVGAGDEASELIETEMKMLTVPPNLLDPLAEQSEVLAGLEKYTAYNITVLCFTDPGDGERSVPVPVQTLEDVPDEVSGLQFSGISDREVSVAWDPPRRTNGILTGYQVRYYVKDHPEAVRSVNLTADQTRLKVTHLTATTHYTFEVNGWTVVGAGPPKVATIQSGIEPVLPHPPYQLALSNIEAFSVVIQFTPGFDGNSSITSWIVEAQTARNLTWFVVHELHDPDASTVTVLGLMPFTTYRLRITACNVVGRSEPSEPTKDFQTIQARPKHPPFNVTVRAMSATELRVRWIPLQQTEWFGNPRGYNITYRITHDNAGTSGSGDGNGDGVAAIDGHGIQPPSGGSDGVGTWGRRSVLIEDPTANSHVLDGLEEWSVYEIAMTAVNEVGESSDSPHAFERTREAVPSMGPAVVDANATSSTTIVVRWTEVPKVHRNGQVEGYRVYYGSVAGRTPVLHKTIANNYTFTTTLTELKKYVQYDIQVLAYTRLGDGALSTPPVRIQTFEDTPGAPSNVSFPDVSFSMARIIWDVPEEPNGEILAYRVTYLLNGSQNLNFTQEFPPSDRTFRATQLLAERYYLFSVTAQTRLGWGKTAAALVYTTNNRQIPQAPSAPQISRSQVQSEQITFSWTPGRDGFAPLRYYSVQFRESEGSSWTLIPKRVDPAVTSYTATGLKPHTYYQFRIQATNDLGPSSYSKESAQIRTLPAAPSEAITGLKVVPITTTSVRVQWNALRASAWNGDAETGGYRILYQPLSDFPSTLQSTPKMDVLGVQEVSAVLADLAQDRNYEIILQPFNSQGSGPPSPPVAVYVGEAVPIGEPLNIEGEAISSTEVHLRWHPPQQNTQNGELLGYKIFYLVTDSPAQDFDPEPPPPSALGSGINGGTVARRNKTPEEEIEVVPASYTTHNLVFLDKYTEYRIQILAFNPAGDGPRSAPITVKTLPGHPGPPTNLLFTDITMNSLMVSWDVPRKPNGLILGYIVAYETTEDNEKFSKQVKQKVTGTSLIVQNLEEEVTYTFTVRAQTIDYGPTVTGNVTTGPQDGSPGSPRELMITKSQASVQMHWINGQSGKGPILGYYIETKKRDDLRWETVARTTNGPIQEFTVSFQNLLPSTAYKFRVISYNRYGISCPVYSDDAVLTPSKLYLEYGYLQLKPFYRQTWFMVALAATSIVIVIMVIAVLCVKSKSYKYKQEVQKTLEESIAMSIDERQELALELYRTRHGASANGGMNGVSSGTGTMIHSTLGRRTGTILGRKGGGGPGSSAAAAAAAASLGKSPPRPSPASVAYHSDEESLKCYDENPDDSSVTEKPSEVSSSDSQASESENESVRSDPHSFVNHYVNNDLLRQSWKRQKPVRNYSSYTDSDPEGSAVMSLNGGQIIMNNMARSRAPLPGFSSFV, from the exons ATGATGGTGCCAACGACGCTCACGGTAAAGAACGGCACCACAGATCGCCGCACCATACCTGGCATGGCATCGAATCCCACCACCAGCCTTTTACCCTGGTGGAGCCGAACCAACAGCAACCAGCGACCAGTTAGAATCGTAGAGAACAACGCTAAGCAGCGAGAACAGCCgctgtccagcagcagcaccaatcCGTCCTTTCCACTATACCGGACCAGCGCCACGGGAAGGATCAGCGGTCCGGCGATGAACGAGAACGGCGACGATAGGCTGGAGGAAACGCATCGATCACGGAGACGGCGACGGGGCCGTCGACGACAACCGTTATGGAGCAACGGTCGATCGACAACGGTGACGACGATGCTGATGCACTTGCTGATGCTGTTCTGGTTTCTGGCCGATCCACCGACCGGCGGGACTGTGACCGGTTTCAGCGTACTGCCAG CTCAATTATTCGTTTCAGACACCCAACTGCAAGCACCGCGATTTACCACTCAGCCATCCTCATCTGGCTCGATCGTAAGCGAAGGTCGGACGAAGATTCTTCAATGTCATGCGTTAG GTTACCCGCAGCCCACCTATCGCTGGATCAAGGATGGCATCCCAGTCGGCAACTTTAGCAACAGCCAGTATCTTAAAATATTGAACATTACGCGGGACGATGCTGGATCGTACCAGTGCGAGGCAGCGAACAAGGCCGGGACGATTTTTAGCGAGAAAATCGATGTTGTCGTTGCGT ATATGGGTATGTTTGTCGATTTGTCGGAAAAGATCGTATCGGTAATGTCCGGTTACCCGGCAATACTGAACCTATCGTACATCGAGTCGGTCCCAGCACCCTCGGTAACGTGGCAAACGGACGAAGGACCGCTCGAGTACAACATCAAGTACGCGCAAACGTCGAGCAATCAACTAATCATTCTAAGCGCGGACGAGGGCGATATACGCGCGTACCGTGCCCGTGCCTTCAACACCCAGATCGGGCGCGAGGAAAGCACCGGGTTCGTGCGGTTAAACGTTACCGGCAATCCGTACACCGAGATTGCACCGGAAATAATTGTACATCCGCAGAGCATGAAGGTGGTGCGTGGTGCGCAAACCGTCGAGCTGGAATGCATTGCCAACGCGCGCCCGCTGCACGAGCTGGAAACGATCTGGCTGAAGGATGGGATTGCGATCGAAAACACGGGCATCCACTACACGCAGACGGATCCGTGGAATCGTACGATCACGCTGCTGCACGTCAACCTAACCCACACGGGCGAGTACACGTGTCAGGTGCGGATGCGCACCGGCGGCCACCCGACCGTTTCGTCGATGGCGGAGGTAATTGTACAGGAGCCGCCCACGTTCGTGACACCGCTGCGGACGGAAACGCTCGGCGAGTACGGTTCACGCACCGTGCTGGCGTGCGATGTGATCGGTGAGCCGCTGCCGAAAATAACCTGGTACAAGAATGCGCAACCGATCGAGCAGGCAGCGGGCCGGTACACGGTGCAGGACGACAATTCGCTCGAGATCTACCGGCTCGGCATGGATGATACGGCCATGTTTCAGTGTCTTGCCTCGAACGAGGCGGGCGAAAAGTCAGCCTACACTTGGCTGAAGGTTAAAA CTTATACACCTATCATGGAGCTAGCGCCCTCGAATCAGACGGTGCTTGATGGGAAGGACGCCACAATGAACTGTCGCGCGATCGGAGCACCCACACCCACCATCCATTGGATCTATAATG ATACGTACCCCATCGAAGCGTCGGCCAGAATGCAGATTCTAGATTCGGGCGATTTGCTGCTGTCAAACGTTCGCGAAGCGGACAGTGGGCTCTACTCGTGCATACGCGAGAACGAAGCAGGTCGTATCACTGGATCCGGATATTTAACTGTgctgg TTCGTACCCAAATTGTTCGCCCACCGGCAGATACAACCGTACTGCTGGGCCACTCGGCCGCACTGGAGTGTGGTGTGTCAAGCGATCCGACCGTACCGTACAACATCGATTGGTATCGCGAGCCGAA CCGATTGCCGATCAAGAACAGCCAGCGCATCGGTGTGAAGGGTGACGGTACGCTCGAAATTACGGAAGTGCGCCCATCGGACGTCGGTCAGTATTCGTGCATCGTCACGTCGCCCGGTGGCAATGAAACGCGGTCGGCGCGGCTAAGCGTCATCGAACTGCCGTTCGCACCCTCGAACGTGAAAGCCGTACGGCTGAGCGCGTCACAAAACCGTGCCATCAACGTGTCCTGGACGCCCGGCTTCGATGGGAACAGTAAAATCATCAAGTTCATCGTGCAGCGGCGCGAGGTGCCGGAGCTGGGCCCGCTGCCCGATCCGCTGCTAAACTGGGTAACGGAGGCGGCCAATGTGTCCGCCCAGGCGAAATGGATACTGTTGACGAATTTGAAGGCGGCCACCGCGTACCAGTTCCGCATCAGTGCGGTCAATCGCGTCGGCGAGGGCTCACCGTCCGAACCGAGCGAGGTCGTGAAGCTGCCGCAAGAAG CCCCGTCAGGTCCACCGGTCGGATTCGTTGGTTCGGCACGTTCGTCCACCGAAATCATCATCCAATGGCAGCCACCGCTCGAGGAGCACCGGAACGGTCAGATCCATGGCTACATTATACGCTACCGACTGTTCGGCTACCGGGGCAGCCCGTGGAACTATCGCAACATTACCAACGAGGCGCAACGGAACTATCTCATCCAGGAGCTGATCACGTGGAAGGACTACATCATCCAGATTGCCGCCTACAACAATATGGGTGTGGGTGTGTACACTGACGGGGCAAAGATTAAAACCAAGGAAGGTGTACCGGAAGCGCCACCGACGAACGTACGCGTGGAACCACTCAACTCGACCGCGATACGCGTCTGGTGGACACCGCCCAACCCGCAGCAGATAAACGGTATAAATCAGGGCTACAAATTGCAAGCGTGGCGGTTCGAAAAGCCACCACTACAATCACCGGCGACGGCCGGATCGTCCTCCGGCACGGGCGGACTGATAGCGGTCGGGGCCGGCGATGAGGCAAGCGAGCTGATCGAGACGGAAATGAAGATGCTGACGGTGCCACCGAACCTGCTCGATCCGCTGGCAGAGCAGAGCGAAGTGCTGGCCGGGCTGGAGAAGTACACGGCGTACAACATTACCGTGCTGTGCTTTACCGATCCCGGCGACGGTGAGCGCAGTGTGCCCGTGCCGGTGCAAACGCTCGAGGACGTACCGGACGAGGTGAGCGGTTTGCAGTTTAGCGGCATATCCGACCGAGAGGTTAGCGTTGCGTGGGATCCACCGCGCCGCACGAACGGCATCCTTACCGGGTATCAGGTGCGGTACTACGTGAAGGATCACCCGGAAGCGGTACGGTCGGTCAATCTAACCGCGGATCAAACGCGGCTCAAGGTGACGCATCTTACCGCAACGACACACTACACGTTCGAGGTAAACGGGTGGACGGTTGTGGGGGCTGGCCCACCAAAGGTGGCCACCATCCAGTCCGGGATCGAGCCGGTACTGCCCCATCCACCGTACCAGCTAGCCCTGTCGAACATTGAAGCGTTCTCGGTGGTGATACAGTTTACGCCCGGCTTTGACGGCAACTCGTCCATCACCAGCTGGATCGTTGAGGCGCAAACCGCGCGCAATCTTACCTGGTTCGTGGTGCACGAGCTGCACGATCCGGACGCATCCACGGTGACCGTGCTCGGCCTGATGCCGTTCACCACGTACCGGTTGCGCATCACCGCGTGTAACGTCGTCGGCCGCTCGGAACCGTCCGAACCGACGAAAGACTTTCAAACGATTCAAGCCCGCCCGAAACATCCACCGTTCAACGTGACGGTACGGGCGATGAGTGCGACCGAGCTGCGCGTCCGCTGGATACCGTTGCAGCAAACGGAATGGTTCGGTAATCCGCGCGGGTACAACATTACCTACCGCATCACGCACGACAATGCCGGAACGAGCGGCAGTGGGGATGGTAATGGTGACGGTGTGGCAGCAATAGATGGGCACGGCATACAGCCGCCGTCCGGTGGTTCGGATGGTGTCGGCACCTGGGGTCGTCGGAGCGTGCTGATCGAAGATCCGACAGCAAACTCGCACGTGCTGGATGGGCTGGAAGAGTGGTCCGTGTACGAGATAGCGATGACGGCCGTGAACGAGGTGGGCGAATCGAGCGACAGTCCGCACGCGTTTGAACGTACGCGCGAAGCCGTCCCCTCGATGGGACCGGCCGTGGTCGATGCGAACGCAACCTCCTCGACCACGATCGTCGTGCGGTGGACGGAAGTGCCGAAGGTGCACCGTAACGGGCAGGTCGAGGGTTACCGGGTGTACTACGGTTCGGTAGCGGGGCGTACGCCCGTACTGCACAAAACGATCGCCAACAACTACACCTTCACCACCACGCTTACCGAGCTGAAGAAGTACGTGCAGTACGACATACAGGTGCTGGCGTACACGCGGCTCGGGGACGGTGCGCTGAGCACGCCCCCGGTACGCATACAAACGTTCGAAGACACGCCGGGTGCGCCGTCCAACGTGTCCTTCCCGGACGTGTCGTTCAGCATGGCGCGCATCATCTGGGACGTGCCGGAAGAGCCGAACGGTGAAATTTTAGCCTACCGCGTAACGTACCTGCTGAACGGTTCGCAGAACCTCAACTTCACCCAAGAGTTCCCACCATCCGATCGAACGTTCCGTGCCACGCAGCTGCTCGCCGAACGGTACTACCTGTTCAGCGTGACCGCCCAAACTCGGCTTGGCTGGGGCAAGACAGCGGCCGCCCTCGTTTACACCACCAACAATCGGCAGATTCCGCAGGCACCATCGGCACCGCAAATTTCCCGCTCGCAGGTACAGTCGGAGCAGATCACGTTTAGCTGGACCCCCGGTCGGGATGGGTTTGCCCCGCTTCGCTACTATTCGGTGCAGTTCCGGGAGAGCGAAGGTTCGTCCTGGACACTGATCCCGAAGCGTGTCGATCCGGCCGTTACGTCCTACACGGCGACCGGCCTGAAACCGCACACATACTACCAGTTTCGCATCCAAGCGACCAATGATCTGGGCCCGTCCAGTTACAGCAAGGAAAGCGCCCAGATTCGAACGCTTCCGGCCGCTCCGTCTGAAGCGATCACCGGACTGAAGGTGGTCCCGATTACCACCacgagtgtgcgtgtgcagtGGAACGCACTGCGTGCGAGCGCCTGGAACGGGGACGCTGAAACCGGTGGCTATCGCATACTCTACCAACCACTGTCCGACTTTCCCTCCACCCTGCAGAGCACACCGAAGATGGATGTGCTGGGCGTGCAGGAGGTGTCGGCAGTCCTCGCCGACCTTGCCCAGGATCGGAACTACGAAATCATACTCCAACCGTTCAACTCGCAAGGTTCCGGACCACCGTCACCGCCGGTTGCGGTGTACGTGGGCGAGGCGGTACCGATCGGCGAGCCGCTCAACATCGAGGGTGAAGCCATCTCGTCCACCGAGGTCCATCTGCGCTGGCACCCACcgcagcaaaacacacagaacGGCGAGCTGCTGGGGTACAAGATCTTTTACCTGGTGACCGATTCACCCGCCCAAGATTTCGATCCCGAACCACCGCCGCCATCCGCGCTCGGCAGCGGCATTAACGGTGGCACCGTTGCCCGGCGCAACAAAACACCGGAGGAAGAGATTGAGGTCGTGCCGGCCTCGTACACAACGCACAATCTGGTCTTTCTCGACAAGTACACCGAGTATCGGATACAGATACTGGCCTTCAATCCGGCTGGCGATGGGCCACGGTCCGCCCCGATCACGGTCAAAACGCTCCCGGGCCATCCGGGGCCGCCCACGAACCTGCTCTTCACCGACATCACCATGAACAGCCTGATGGTAAGCTGGGATGTGCCGCGTAAACCGAACGGCCTCATACTGGGCTACATCGTCGCGTACGAAACGACCGAAGATAATGAAA AGTTTAGCAAACAGGTTAAACAGAAGGTAACCGGCACTAGCCTGATCGTGCAGAACCTGGAGGAAGAAGTGACGTACACCTTTACGGTACGGGCGCAAACCATCGACTACGGGCCGACGGTGACTGGCAACGTAACGACCGGGCCGCAGGACGGTTCGCCCGGTTCACCGCGCGAGCTAATGATCACCAAGTCGCAGGCCAGCGTACAGATGCACTGGATCAACGGGCAGTCGGGCAAAGGTCCGATCCTGGGCTATTACATCGAAACGAAGAAGCGAG ACGATCTGCGCTGGGAAACGGTAGCGCGCACAACGAACGGTCCGATACAGGAGTTTACCGTCAGCTTTCAAAATCTGCTACCGTCGACGGCGTACAAGTTTCGCGTCATTTCGTACAACCGGTACGGCATCAGCTGTCCGGTGTACTCCGACGATGCGGTGCTAACGCCGTCGAAGCTGTATCTCGAGTACGGCTACCTGCAGCTGAAACCGTTCTACCGGCAGACGTGGTTTATGGTGGCACTGGCGGCGACCTCGATCGTGATCGTTATCATGGTTATTGCGGTGCTGTGTGTGAAGAGCAAAAGTTACAAGTACAAAC AGGAAGTTCAGAAAACGCTGGAAGAATCCATCGCAATGTCCATCGACGAACGGCAGGAGCTAGCGCTGGAGCTTTACCGCACCCGGCACGGTGCATCGGCCAACGGTGGCATGAACGGCGTAAGCAGTGGCACCGGCACAATGATCCACAGCACACTTGGCCGCCGCACCGGTACCATACTCGGCCGGAAGGGTGGCGGTGGGCCTGGTTCGAGCGCGGCGGCAGCGGCTGCGGCCGCCTCCCTGGGCAAATCACCGCCCCGTCCATCGCCCGCCTCGGTCGCGTATCACAGCGACGAGGAAAGCTTAAAGTGTTACGATGAAAACCCGGACGACAGCAGCGTCACGGAGAAACCGTCCGAGGTGAGCTCCAGTGATTCACAG GCGTCGGAAAGTGAAAACGAAAGTGTCCGGTCGGATCCACACTCGTTCGTCAACCATTACGTGAACAACGATCTGCTGCGCCAGTCGTGGAAGCGGCAGAAACCGGTACGGAACTACTCGAGCTACACCGACTCGGACCCGGAAGGGTCGGCGGTGATGAGCCTGAACGGTGGGCAAATCATCATGAACAATATGGCACGGTCGCGGGCACCACTGCCCGGCTTCAGTTCCTTTGTGTGA